GGAGGAGTGGGACGATGAATTGTGGGCTGTTCCTCTGCTCGGGAAATCAGGCCTTATCACTACATTGACAAGGGCTGAGGGAACCGTGGTGATACCCTTGAGGAAGTTCGGAGTTCACGAAGGAGAAACCGTGGAGGTGCGGCTTTTTTAAGTCCCGCTTTCAGGAACTACCACTACCTTCAGGGAATTGCCGGCATCTGAAACAAGTTTAAACCCCTGCATGATATCTGACAATGAAACCACGTGGGTGATCATCGACCTTACATCAACAAGACCTGTGCTGATCATCTCGATTGCCTTATGAATATCTTCAGGGGCTGCACCGTAGGAGAAATATAATGCTATTTCATCTCTCCAGAATCTCTTGGATGGGATAGCGATGTCATGTTCCGGTACTGCAAAAAAAAGTATTTTTCCTTTTCTGTCAACAGACGAAATTGCGCTGCTGATCGCCTCTCTCGCCGCCGCGCATACAATGACCACATCCGCCAGTCTGTTATTGTTGATGTTTTGCAATTGCGCTGCAGAATATGAGAGCGCATTGAGAGCATAATGTGCTCCGAATTCCATAGCTTTATTCAGTCTGTAGTCATTGATATCTGTGGCGATGATTTTTGCTCCTTTCAGTTTGGATAGTTGTATATGCAGAATTCCAGAAACGCCGGAGCCGATAATGAGGACAGTCTGTCCTTCTTTCAATCCGAGCTGTTTCTGTCCGGCGATAGCGCACGCGAGGGGTTCGATCATCGCAGCATCCTCGAAAGAGATCTTTTCAGGAAGTAGAAAAGTCCCGTGCCTTACGTTCTCCTCCGGAATCCGGATGAACTCTGCAAAACCGCCCGGATCATAATTCCCGGAGTGAAGAGATTCGCACGCGGTGTAACTGCCCTGCATACAGTAATGACATTTGAAACAGGGTACATGATGAGAGACAAATACCCGGTCACCTTTCTTGAAGCCTTCAACGTTGCCTCCGGTATCAGCAATTGTTCCTGCCATCTCGTGACCGAGGATACGCGGGGCTTTTTTCACCCTGTACCACTCCATGACATCCGTGCCGCAAATTCCTGAAGCCTTCATTTGTACCAGGATTTCATTGCCGGACAGAGCGGGTATCGGGCGTTCCTCAATCCTGATATCGTCGTTTCGGTAGTAGACGGCTGCTCTCATAGGTAGAAATAAATCAGTCTGCCAAGGATTTCCCTGTGGAGATATAAAATCTTGTTTTATCATTCATGATCTTACCCCCCCCCGAACACTTGTATGCTGCAGGACACAGAAGTTAAATGGGAACGAAGATTCAAGTCTTATTTCTTTGTCTTTTCATAAATGTCGAAAGCATCATTGACAGATGCACCTTTATGGACAATCGCCTTAATCGCCTTAATCATGCCGACAGGATTGTCACTCTGAAAGATATTTCTTCCCATGTCAACGCCTGATGCGCCTTCCCGAATTGCATTCGCGGTCATCTGCAGGGCATCTTTTTCCGGTATCTTTTTCCCGCCCGCCATAACAATCGGCACAGGGCATCCCTCAACTACTTTGTGGAAGTCCTCGCAATAATATGTTTTCACAAAATGGGCGCCGATCTCTGCTGCTATCCTGCATGCAAGTCCGAGATACCGGGCGTCCCTTCCCATTTCCTTTCCGACCGCAGTTACCGCGAGTACAGGCATTCCGAACCTTTCAGCCTCACTGACCAGTTTCCCGAGATTCGCGATGGTCCTGTCTTCATTGTGTGCTCCGACAAAAATGGACATCCCCACACCTGAGGCATTGAGTCTGAGGGCTTCTTCGAGAGATGTTGTGACGTCTTCATTTGATAATTCCCCGAGTATGCTTGGACCACCTGAAACCCTCAGGCAAACTGGGACATCACTTCTGGGATCAACC
The sequence above is a segment of the Nitrospirota bacterium genome. Coding sequences within it:
- the lsrF gene encoding 3-hydroxy-5-phosphonooxypentane-2,4-dione thiolase — encoded protein: MLSQTINKGEADMDFGMKNRLSRIIKPKTGKTVMLAVDHGYFQGPTTGLRDLRKTVTPLIPYADCLFITRGMLRTSVDPRSDVPVCLRVSGGPSILGELSNEDVTTSLEEALRLNASGVGMSIFVGAHNEDRTIANLGKLVSEAERFGMPVLAVTAVGKEMGRDARYLGLACRIAAEIGAHFVKTYYCEDFHKVVEGCPVPIVMAGGKKIPEKDALQMTANAIREGASGVDMGRNIFQSDNPVGMIKAIKAIVHKGASVNDAFDIYEKTKK
- a CDS encoding zinc-dependent dehydrogenase; translation: MRAAVYYRNDDIRIEERPIPALSGNEILVQMKASGICGTDVMEWYRVKKAPRILGHEMAGTIADTGGNVEGFKKGDRVFVSHHVPCFKCHYCMQGSYTACESLHSGNYDPGGFAEFIRIPEENVRHGTFLLPEKISFEDAAMIEPLACAIAGQKQLGLKEGQTVLIIGSGVSGILHIQLSKLKGAKIIATDINDYRLNKAMEFGAHYALNALSYSAAQLQNINNNRLADVVIVCAAAREAISSAISSVDRKGKILFFAVPEHDIAIPSKRFWRDEIALYFSYGAAPEDIHKAIEMISTGLVDVRSMITHVVSLSDIMQGFKLVSDAGNSLKVVVVPESGT